The genomic interval CGAGTCGTAGTAGATTGCGTCGCCCGGACCGAGCTGATGGATGTCGCCACCGACCTCGACTTCCAGCTGGCCCGCAAGCACGAACATGAACTCCTCACCCTCATGACTGCTTGGCTCGAGCGGACGCTCCTGGCCCGGGGGCACTTCCACGAGAAAAGGCGCCATGAGCTTCTCGGTCAGGCCGTGGGAGAGTGCCTGGTACCGGTAGCCGAGCCCCGCGGCGGTGTCTCCTCCGGCCTGCACGCTCCAGCGTTGATCTGCTCTCACCACTTCGATCCGTTTTTCGGGCAGAGTGGTCTGGAAGAAATGGCCAACGCTGACCTCCAGGCAACTCGCGAGGCGCGCCAGATCGCCGACCGCCGGGGTCGCGGTATCCGCCTCGAAGGCGATCAGCTGCTCCTCGGCGATTCCGGTCTTCTCCGCGACACTCGCGACTTCGAGTGAGCGATCCTCTCGTAAGCGGCGAATCCTCTCGCCTAGCTTCAGCTCGTGAAACGCGGCTTCGCTCATGTCTTCTCCTCCGTCCCCGCTCCGTGACCGAAGACATCCGGGAAGTCGGCCTTCTCCAGGATCCTGGCCAGATCGCGCACGAAGAGCGCAGCTTCCTGACCGTCGGTGATGCGATGGTCGACGCTGATCGAGAGGTTCATCATGTCTCTCGGCTGCAGCGTATCGCCGATGTACCGCGGCAAGCGGCGAATCGCGTTCACTCCCAGGATCGCGACCTCTGGGTGATTGACGATGGGCGTCGAAACGATTCCGCCGAGCTTGCCCAGAGACGAAATGGTGAATGTTCCGCCGCGCAACTGGGCGGGCACGAGCGTTCCATCGCGGGCCCGTTCGGCCAGGCCCGTGATTTGTTCCGAGAGGCTCCGCGTATCCAGAAGCTGGGCATTCGAGATCACCGGAACAACGAGTCCGCCGTTGGCGGCCGCCGCAATCCCAAGATGGATTCGACTCTTGAGGATGATTTCGTCGCGATCATCATCAATGCTGGCGTTGAGCTCCGGGTAGGACGGCAGGGCCCGCAGCACCGCGCCGGCGATGAAGGCCAGCGGTGAGAGATCGGGAGAAAGCTGCGCACGCTGCGCCATCAAGTCCGTGATGTCGAGCTCTTCCACGTACGTGAAGTGGGCGGCGCGACGCCTTGCCTCCTGCATATGTCGCGCGATTGCGCGGCGGATTCCTCGCAGGGGCTGGCGTTGCCAATCGCTGGGATCAACGCGCTCGTTCGCTGGAGCGGCTCGTTTCTTCCCCGTTGAACCTATCGCTTCACTTCCCTTCGTGGGTTCATTCGTCTTTGCGGGACGGGATGCAGCGGCTTCGACATCGCGCCGCATAGTCCTGCCACCCGGCCCACTCCCGGAGATACTCGCCAGGTCGATCCCCAACCGCTCAGCGAGGGCCCGGACAGCGGGAACCGCACGAGCGCCTCCCGCTGCGTGGCCGGCAGTCGCACGTTGGTTGCCAACCGGTCGCGACGGCATGGAAGGGGGAGCACTCGGCCC from bacterium carries:
- a CDS encoding 2-oxo acid dehydrogenase subunit E2 yields the protein MYSFRLPDIGEGVVEAEVVAWRVAVGDVVELDQILVELMTDKANVEIPSPAAGKVTSLPYAEGDIVPVGEVLIEIDDGGVASASERKPASTPAAAPKSEPERDAAPISERGAAPVPVAPESSAAARGPSAPPSMPSRPVGNQRATAGHAAGGARAVPAVRALAERLGIDLASISGSGPGGRTMRRDVEAAASRPAKTNEPTKGSEAIGSTGKKRAAPANERVDPSDWQRQPLRGIRRAIARHMQEARRRAAHFTYVEELDITDLMAQRAQLSPDLSPLAFIAGAVLRALPSYPELNASIDDDRDEIILKSRIHLGIAAAANGGLVVPVISNAQLLDTRSLSEQITGLAERARDGTLVPAQLRGGTFTISSLGKLGGIVSTPIVNHPEVAILGVNAIRRLPRYIGDTLQPRDMMNLSISVDHRITDGQEAALFVRDLARILEKADFPDVFGHGAGTEEKT
- a CDS encoding cupin domain-containing protein, which gives rise to MSEAAFHELKLGERIRRLREDRSLEVASVAEKTGIAEEQLIAFEADTATPAVGDLARLASCLEVSVGHFFQTTLPEKRIEVVRADQRWSVQAGGDTAAGLGYRYQALSHGLTEKLMAPFLVEVPPGQERPLEPSSHEGEEFMFVLAGQLEVEVGGDIHQLGPGDAIYYDSRLPHTLRSLEGSTVKLLACIAQARRAGTENPIGRAYR